In Phaseolus vulgaris cultivar G19833 chromosome 7, P. vulgaris v2.0, whole genome shotgun sequence, the genomic stretch GGACCCAGCACTGGACCGAGCCATAGAGCACGACAAGCGTTACAAGCAATGTGCCCGCGTCGTCAAAGAAGTCCTCAACGAACCAGGCCAAGTAATTTCTCTACGCTACCTCGAGAAGCGCCGCGAAAGGATGCGCCTAAAGGTCAAAGCCGAAACCTTTATCAACCAAAACCCCGGCTTGTTCGATGTCTACTATGACCGCATCAAACCCAAAACCGAACCGGTCCGCTTCATCCGCCCCACCGACCGCCTTCATCGTTTTCTCCAGGAAGAGCAACGGATTTTCTCCGAGAACGAACCCTTCATTGTCTCCAAGTTGTGTAAACTGTTAATGATGTCCAAGAGCAAGTTTCTTAGTGCTGATAAGTTGCTTCACGTGAAGAGGGAGTTCGGGTTCCCTAATGATTTTTTGGTTGATTTGGTTCCTCGGTATCCGCAATATTTCAGGTTAACTGGGTCTCCTGGGGAGGGGAAATCGTTTCTTGAATTGGTTGATTGGAACCCCGAGTTTGCAAAATCTGTTATTGAGAAAAGGGCTGAGGAGGAGAGTGAGCGTATGGGGATTAGGGTCAGGCCAAGTTTCAATGTGCAGCTTCCGCCAGGGTTTGTGATGAAGAAGGAGATGAGGGAGTGGGTTAGGGATTGGATGGAGCTTGATTATGTATCCCCTTATGAGGATGTGTCCCATTTGGACCAGGCTTCCAGAGAGATGGAGAAGAGATCCGTTGGAGTGTTCCATGAACTGCTTTCTCTTTCCTTGTATAAGAGGATTCCTATCCCGATCCTTGGAAAGTTTTGCGATGAGTATAGGTTTTCCAATGCTTTTTCCAGCACTTTTACCCGGCATTCGGGGATATTCTATTTGTCCTTGAAAGGTGGGATTGAAACGGCATTGTTGAGAGAAGCATACAGAGGTGAGGAGTTGGTTGACCGTGATCCGTTGCTTCGGATAAAAGACAAATTTGTTGAGTTGTTGCAGGAAGGGTGGCGGCAGAGAGAGGAGCAATTGAGGTTGAAGCAAGAAAAGATTAAGGAAGGTATGCAGTTATTGGCCTCGAAAGTTGGTGATTGAAAGTATATGTGTTGATATGAAGAGCTTTCAATTTTTGAAGATTTTTGTGAGGACCGTTGCTGGCTGGTACAAGCCTTCTCACTTGGTATGATTGTTAGTTAGTCTTAAGGTGCATGAATTGTTGTAGAAAAATTTAATGGCTACCTCTTATGACTCTTTTATTGAAAGATGCTTCGGTTACCAGTTTTTGGCTTAGTAATATGTCTATAGATCATTTTTCCCTTTAAATAATGTCCCTTTTACTTGTGATGTTGGTTCTCAGTTAACATAATATCAGAAATCAGAGTGTACATTATATTCCTTGAAATATTTTGATTTCAACTTAAAAATGTTGGAAGATGAGTGTTTGGCCTATTTAACAATCAACTTTATCAATCTTTGAGATGCATGATATCTATGTTAGACTTGGTAGATGGAGGTTGTGAATTAATCTAAATTCAGTGTGCTTTAAAATTTAGGAATTTACCAACACAGTGCTCCAAATAGTGCTTCTGGCATCAGATCAAACCTGCAGTACATCAGTTGGATGCAACAAGATGTGGAAAACACAGTATTTCCTATGGAGGTTCcttcaaagagaaaaaaatacattatatatGTGCTAAGGATGGAAAGAATAAGTTGCATTGTTGGATGATGATCAAATTCTGTTACCAAATTAGCTTAGAGCGGCAATGAAGTATCTTTTCATGTTTCAAGGAACACATGAGGAAAGCGTACAGAAATGAAATTTGTTAAGCAATCATGCATGTTACGCAATGGTAAAGTTGTTGCCTTGTGGCTTGTAGGTTACGGGTTCAAGTCCAAGGAATAGTTTCACTCATGCACTGGATTAgatatatttctcacattaaaaaaattctaatttatatGACCTTCAGCTAGAAAGGTCCACCACTTCTGCATGTTAGTAATTTGCGAATTATCTAATACATCCTTTGCCCACGTTTCTCATCCTTTGTGATATGAGTTATTCTAAACATTGTTCAGGAACAAGGTTGGTGATTCTAACCCTCATTTAGAATAGTTTGTTGTCACCTACAGAGTCGTCACACTAAATGGATGAGAAATACAGAAATAGTAACTAAGCAAGCAGGATCTTCACTCATCTTCTTggtaatttcattttataaaatcatGATTCATCTGATTAACAACCTACTTGGAACAAGTTCATGAATCTGCAAGTATTTAAGCAGTTCTAATTCTTAAGACACTTAAGGGTTCCTATTAACTGAACTGAAGATAGAGAGAAGAGATACAAAATGAAGAGGGTCAAGGTTTTCAATTTAATAGCTCTTGCTATGACATTTCTGGCAATTGTGCCAAAGATGGAGAGTCAAATTTCGCCACCAATTCATCCTTTGACATCACCATCTCTTCATCCACTTTGTTTATCCCAACTAGCATTAGTAAGCTATGCTTGTGCAAGGTTGCCTCTCACCGCAACACCACCACCTCCACCCTCTCCATCCCCTGATAATCATGGTCATAGGGGTAATCAGCActacactcttcaagaaaactgTTGCCGGTGGGCTAAGGAAATAGACACCCAATGTGTATGTGAAGTCCTAGTTCGACTGCCACCCTTCCTTACTAAACCTTTGCATCAGTACTCAATCATGATTGGAGAATCGTGTAACGTCACTTACTCGTGCGGTGGGCCAATATAATTGACAAACTCACGTTTTGATGCCAGAAAATTTAAGTAGTGGAAAAGAATCAAATCTTGTCTTCGGTTTTAAGGGTTGAACTTATGGTTATGGCCTCTGATTCGTTCCCTGTGCATCGTGTGTTAGAAACAAAGTGTACTGTAATACTCTCATAAAGAGCCACAAAAAGAACTGCTATTTGCCTTTCTAATAAAGATAGATATTACTAAGATACAAGGCTATTGGACATTTGCCAACAGCTCACAAAAACGTAGATCTATTGTTTGATTACTACTGATCATGTCTTAAATTTAAACTCGTGAAAAGTTCCCTCCCCAGACAAAATCAAACGCAACTGTAGAAGAAAGGAATcgttctttctctttttctttactGTAGGGAGGTATTGCTTATTGTAAACAAATCTGTAAAGAGACTTTTACATTCCGAACAACAATATTAACCCTTCCTCACACTGGAAAGGACAGAATAAAACAGAAGAAGCCACGACCCTTTTGAAATCTCTGATCCATCTTCCTAAGCGTGGCACACTATAAACCAAACGGTTAGTATAAATTTAGATAGTGCTTTAAACCAAAGTTTGAGGCTATTGGATAAATCATTGTTTAGACAACTTTGTAGCAGGTCTAGCCAGAGAGTGAAAGAGACAATGTGAAGTGCTTACAAAATTATACTTATATGACATGGTGTTTACTCTACGATGACAGTGTTCCTAGCTGGGCAGTTACATCCTAAATTCGATGTTCACTTTGATCcatgaaaagtaaaataaaaagtatgGCAACAATAAGTTTATCATGATTATAAGGAAAGAGGTCTCATAAATAGGTTTAATAAGTAAATTAGCAACCTGATAACAAAAGATGACTAAACTTGTTTTTGTTGAACATTATCCCGAACAAAGTAAATGACAAGTTTAAAATGTTTCAATCAAGTTCAAAATATTTCAACCTAGAGTGTAAAATGAGATTAGTTGTAAGCAAAACAAGACTCAAATTATCAAAGTATATCTTTAGAACAGAGGATGAAACACGAATTTATGTGAGAAGAAAAGATAACCATTTAATTTCAGTAAGAGTCACAATAATACTCATATCTCAGTGTTATTGTGGGATACCACTTTCTACTTGTTGGAAGACTAAAAGACAAGGTTGAACCTAAGTAACTACAATACCTAGTAGTTGACTTGCGATGATCAACATTAGAACCCCAATCAATATCACTAAAGTCAAGGATATAAAAGTGTTTACTTTTGCGAATGAGAAAATCATGATCCACCAATCCAACAAACTTAAAAGATGAAAAAACTTCATAATTGAGCATGACAGATAAAGAAGAAGCCATTAGAGGCTcttgataccatataagaaaaaataattgtatcATTTCATTAACATGAATGTAAGCTAGAAGATATAGAGTAGATTTCACATAATAGACGATAATCGTCTAATATAAAGTATATAATAATGGTATAATCCATAACTAGATAATAACTATTTAACCTATCACCACCATCTAATCCATAATATACATTATAAGCATCTAATCTCTTATATATCATGCAAGAAAATTTAAGGTTGCATAGTTTTTAAGCCACAAAATGAATGCAATAATATGTtgctaaatattttattataattttaaaatttaaagtatttgttttttatattattcattataatttaaaaattctgAGTATTTTATTATATGCTACATCACACTATTATTTTTGAATAAGACctttttacataaaattatattttaaaatttaatattttaatttttaaattatgtggAGGAATGTTGGTAAATGTTTGATGGTAATTTTCTTTTAGGAATGTGAATGGGTGAAGTGTAGAAAAAGGAGGGAGTGGATTTGAGttttattgttataaataaatataaggttttaaagaaaatatattttttttgtaaaaacatTATCTTCTTGTTTTTATACTCTTTCgaaaattttgattttggttGCATTTCATTGatctgttatatatatatatatatatatatatatatatatatatatatatatatatatataatgggAAAAGAACGCATAATCATGTAGTGGAAACACTTTTGCTCTAAGAATAGGTTCTTTTCTGCCTTAAccccatttttttaatttttttttcttcatttttatctCTACTATATATTCTAACTATATCTTTATAATCTaagttattatttatattttttttcaacgtAATGCTTATATACTTTTTGTTTTAATCATCTTGCATCACCAATCTTGTTAGTTATTTATCACTCTTTTTTTCATATCTTATATACTTAGTATTGTCTCGTTCGATAGAAATTTCAATGTCTCTTTTATAACGGATACCAAACCATGGTTATTCATTTTCATTCGTATACCTTTATTTCAACATAGTAATtgcatataataataattttttagaaattgcATTTAACTCTTATTtactaataacttttttttatttttcatttttaaattttatgattaaaaatgAGTTACATACTTTGTTTAGAACagataaattaaagaaaaaggaaTGGTATGAATGCAGAGTATATGATGattgagagagaaagagagagaaatagATGCTAGATTTTTTGAGTATAAGAATTTTGACTTTAGCCTCTCTTTTTTATTCTATAGACAATTCTTTTAATTGAAGATATATCTTGATTGCAAATAATTTTCTGTGAtactaaaatttgttaaaagagTTAATATTTCAGAACAAATATTCTtattcacacacacacataagTCTAATTACATATTTAAGGAATAAAAATGTCCATCGATGAGGCATATAAGGTGATTTTGTAGGTGTATAGGAGCAATAACATAGTTAAGGATTGAGGTAGGGACACTGTGTCGttcaattttatttgtttaacaAACGTTTGGAATGACAGTGGGACACTGTTTTGACCAAAAGCTGAGCTATTTAAGAATCCAACCCAACAGTGAAACAAAAGCCAATATTTTGGAGGAACAACATAAAGCCAAATGTTCATTCAATATTGTTTCAAAGGATAAACTATCTCTGGACCAtttggaaaaagaaaattatatcatGGTCCTTTTATTCAATTAGAATAAGTTTTGATTGAACCAAAAACTGAGGCttcattttgtttgtttttattttaactttttttattatttttgtttgtttgtaaCTATAAAAGGGTGCACTTTGCAATCATTATTGAAGTGGCATCTTAAAAATTAGCGTGAGTTTTCAACGATTGAAAATGATGCTctaattttagtaatttaattgaaaaaagaaatatttaataatgatgcataaaatttatatatgtaaataaaaatgGTACGGAAAGAGCGGCGATTGGTGTGATTTGAAGGACACTGAAATGGAAGATGCTAAGAAAGTGTAAGGATGCGTTTGGATTGGAGATAAAGCACTTTTTTATTTGATGGAATCTATTCAAAGGGTGTGAGCAGTGCACACTATTCTTCATTTTTAACAGTGCATAGTCTCCACAACCAGAAGAAGATGCAATCGCGTTTCATATCTCAAATTATTCCTTTGCGTCGTGCTTATCAAAGTCAGAGACGGTCGAATCATTTTTTCTCGTTCTTTTTCTATAAGGGATCCCAATACCAACAAATCAAATATTAAGACTGTGTTTGTTTCATTCAAATTTTACTTCATCAAGTCCTAAAACTTGGAAGATAATTCactgaaaataaatttaatgaaataGTTTTTAGTGCGTTACTTTGATCACATGCATAGTTTTTTATCATTCAGGAAAATTCAAGTGTGATTGCTCAAAAAATGAACTTATGCCATCACACAGAA encodes the following:
- the LOC137829692 gene encoding protein WHAT'S THIS FACTOR 1 homolog, chloroplastic: MFCKTKTRTVIYHNNTRCISSLKVVWRKDPALDRAIEHDKRYKQCARVVKEVLNEPGQVISLRYLEKRRERMRLKVKAETFINQNPGLFDVYYDRIKPKTEPVRFIRPTDRLHRFLQEEQRIFSENEPFIVSKLCKLLMMSKSKFLSADKLLHVKREFGFPNDFLVDLVPRYPQYFRLTGSPGEGKSFLELVDWNPEFAKSVIEKRAEEESERMGIRVRPSFNVQLPPGFVMKKEMREWVRDWMELDYVSPYEDVSHLDQASREMEKRSVGVFHELLSLSLYKRIPIPILGKFCDEYRFSNAFSSTFTRHSGIFYLSLKGGIETALLREAYRGEELVDRDPLLRIKDKFVELLQEGWRQREEQLRLKQEKIKEGMQLLASKVGD
- the LOC137829366 gene encoding uncharacterized protein; protein product: MKRVKVFNLIALAMTFLAIVPKMESQISPPIHPLTSPSLHPLCLSQLALVSYACARLPLTATPPPPPSPSPDNHGHRGNQHYTLQENCCRWAKEIDTQCVCEVLVRLPPFLTKPLHQYSIMIGESCNVTYSCGGPI